The following are encoded together in the Chiloscyllium plagiosum isolate BGI_BamShark_2017 chromosome 1, ASM401019v2, whole genome shotgun sequence genome:
- the LOC122552629 gene encoding ankyrin repeat domain-containing protein SOWAHB-like — translation MAETFSQEAVLDFLLVHRGKVRNADLTAHFVRFLKDPERKLQSREQFKKFVNSLAVVKEEDGVKYIVLRKRYVEFLSEEMNSSSDVLVPARPKGEQKARQKTVESSQPEPASCPRELQPASCPRELQPASCPRERLAVTEDRQREAALSETHQQPRARRKPAPQQFAKPPVDVVRVSPGASRAGNCSGQANGCISLPEGSHLQLQPVRENAKGFNVAQPVWQSDWNGAVSKGDDGSALCKSTNQRAKNPKSENRTPVTINSSTDKTVRLSNDDDSHSNNPPVSPNLSHLSPPRSSTPSKKGKLLHGLAWNDNSETISDELATQALPYEPDQHPLDNLVEKSEDVFPKPQKQGSTFRRENKMTKVWKNPPSPKKNESTDKVYKMPPGLLISSATEVLKNSAVYTEECIHRNQKKQPQQHSQLSTANGQRMGVKQNSKGQNVLAKRDKTSFKKVKSKISRVSHKSTSRKIMDKQVGLSIGNQSPSLTQTMNHSGCDKEDPSKIGATSEKSSSDSIEHEWMVKTAVGKFEQAYSLFCKDPNFAMKRDFISGYTVLHWIAKHGNHRALSHFISAATKKKIKLNVNIKSTCGYTPLHIAVIHEHLKIIQYLVKKYQANVNLRDHSGKKPWQYLSSESPKNVCQMLGAPEHKLAIHSAYSSTFSAKHINTPKLSPSISRKTSFTALLKSPRVLQKFMHHDPLNSIIEDDEQD, via the coding sequence ATGGCCGAGACTTTCAGCCAGGAAGCCGTTTTGGATTTTTTGCTGGTTCACCGTGGAAAGGTGAGGAATGCCGACCTGACCGCTCACTTCGTCCGTTTCCTGAAGGATCCCGAGAGAAAACTGCAGAGCCGCGAACAGTTCAAAAAGTTCGTCAACTCGCTCGCCGTGGTCAAGGAGGAAGATGGGGTCAAGTACATCGTCCTGAGGAAGAGGTATGTCGAATTTCTCTCCGAGGAGATGAACTCTTCCAGTGACGTCCTGGTGCCCGCTCGACCGAAGGGGGAACAGAAGGCGAGGCAGAAGACAGTTGAGAGCAGCCAGCCGGAGCCCGCGAGCTGCCCGCGAGAGCTCCAGCCCGCGAGCTGCCCACGAGAGCTCCAGCCCGCGAGCTGCCCACGAGAGCGCCTGGCCGTTACTGAGGACAGGCAGCGCGAGGCGGCGCTCAGCGAAACCCACCAGCAGCCACGGGCTCGGCGCAAACCTGCTCCTCAACAATTTGCAAAACCTCCCGTCGACGTCGTGCGGGTGTCGCCGGGGGCATCGCGAGCTGGAAACTGCAGCGGCCAAGCGAATGGCTGCATCTCTCTGCCCGAAGGTAGTCACTTACAGCTTCAGCCAGTAAGGGAAAATGCCAAAGGATTCAATGTCGCTCAACCCGTTTGGCAGAGCGATTGGAATGGAGCTGTCAGCAAAGGCGATGATGGTTCAGCTCTTTGTAAGTCTACAAATCAGAGGGCCAAAAATCCTAAAAGCGAGAACAGAACTCCTGTAACTATAAATAGTAGCACTGATAAAACCGTCAGATTATCTAATGATGATGACAGTCACAGCAACAATCCTCCAGTCTCACCCAATCTTTCTCATCTGTCCCCACCTCGCTCTAGTACTCCGAGTAAAAAGGGAAAACTACTCCATGGCCTTGCTTGGAATGACAATTCTGAGACTATTTCTGATGAGCTGGCCACTCAAGCCTTGCCGTACGAACCCGACCAACATCCTCTGGACAATTTGGTGGAGAAATCAGAAGATGTATTTCCCAAACCTCAGAAACAGGGCAGTACATTTAGGCGTGAGAACAAAATGACCAAGGTTTGGAAgaatcctccatcaccaaagaaaaatgaaagtaCTGACAAAGTATACAAAATGCCACCAGGGTTATTAATTAGTAGTGCCACTGAAGTGCTTAAAAATTCAGCTGTATACACTGAAGAGTGCATTCACAGGAATCAGAAAAAGCAACCACAACAGCATAGTCAGCTATCTACTGCAAATGGACAACGAATGGGCGTGAAACAGAATTCTAAAGGGCAGAATGTATTGGCCAAAAGAgacaaaacttcttttaaaaaggTTAAGAGCAAAATTTCACGAGTTAGTCACAAATCAACTTCTCGAAAAATAATGGATAAACAAGTAGGTCTTTCCATTGGCAATCAGTCACCAAGTCTGACCCAAACAATGAACCACAGTGGGTGCGACAAAGAGGATCCATCAAAAATTGGGGCTACGTCAGAAAAAAGTTCAAGTGATTCTATAGAGCATGAATGGATGGTGAAAACAGCTGTTGGCAAGTTTGAACAGGCTTATTCCTTATTCTGCaaagaccctaactttgctatgAAAAGAGATTTTATTTCTGGCTATACAGTACTTCACTGGATAGCAAAACATGGAAACCATCGTGCACTCTCTCACTTTATTAGTGCTGCaactaaaaagaaaattaaacttaATGTGAACATTAAATCTACGTGTGGTTACACTCCACTGCACATAGCTGTTATACATGAACATTTGAAAATCATCCAATATTTGGTGAAAAAATATCAAGCAAATGTTAATCTAAGGGATCACAGTGGCAAAAAACCTTGGCAGTACCTGAGCAGTGAATCTCCTAAGAATGTGTGCCAGATGTTGGGTGCTCCTGAACATAAACTTGCAATTCATTCTGCATACAGCAGCACATTTTCGGCAAAGCATATCAACACACCAAAATTATCTCCTTCTATAAGCAGAAAAACATCATTCACTGCTCTTCTCAAATCTCCAAGGGTTCTTCAAAAATTCATGCACCATGATCCCCTTAATTCAATAATTGAGGATGATGAGCAAGATTGA